The stretch of DNA CAGTTCGGCGCACGCGCTCTGGATCATTTCTTCGGTGATTTGCACTTCGCGGCCCTGAGCGTCGATGTACGAGCAAGGCAATTGCTGCGGTTGGCGGATCACTTGAATTTTGGCGTTGCTGCTGTTTTGCAAGGACATGGCCCGTCTCCCCATCAGGTTGTGTACCTACTTTAAAACCCCCGCGTGACCGCGTTGTTACAACTCCTTGCGCGGCCCGCAGATCGAATGCCCAGTCCAGCAGAAACCGATACAAATTTCCAGCCGGTCCTTAGACCGATAGCCTCTAGGGCCTAGGTTCGGTGAGCATAATTAACCTGACTCATTGTGATTCGCTCAAGTTCCCCCCATGTAGCTATGCAGGTTCCCGTCTCCAACCTTCAGGTGAAACCCTCCATGCTCTCAGCCCGTCAACGCCGCGCGATTCGCCTGGCCAGTCGCTTCGTCGCTCCCTACCGCTGGCAGGCCCTGGGCGCCTTGTTGGCGCTGATCGTCACCGCCGGCATTACCTTGTCCATGGGCCAGGGTATTCGCCTGCTGGTGGACCAGGGGTTCATGACCCAGTCGCCGCACCTGCTCAACCAATCCATCGGTCTGTTCATGATCCTGGTGCTGGGCCTGGCGGTGGGCACCTTTGCGCGATTTTACCTGGTGTCGTGGATCGGCGAGCGGGTGGTGGCGGACATCCGGCGGCAGGTGTTCAACCACTTGATCTACCTGCATCCGGGCTTCTACGAAAACAACCGCAGCTCGGAAATCCAGTCCCGGCTGACCACCGACACCACCTTGCTGCAATCGGTGATCGGCTCCTCGCTGTCGCTGTTCCTGCGCAACGCCTTGATGGTGATCGGCGGGATCGTGCTGCTGTTTGTCACCAACCCCAAGCTCACCAGCATCGTCGTGATAGCGCTGCCACTGGTGCTGGCGCCGATCCTGATCTTCGGCCGCCGGGTGCGCAGCCTGTCGCGCCAGAGCCAGGATCGCATCGCCGATGTCGGCAGCTATGTGTCCGAGACCCTCGGCCAGATCAAGACCGTGCAGGCCTACAACCACCAGGTCCAGGACGAACAGCGCTTCGCGCTGACGGTGGAAGAGGCCTTCACCACCGCCCGCAAACGCATCGTGCAGCGCGCCTGGCTGATTACCCTGGTGATCATGCTGGTGCTGGGCGCCGTGGGCGTGATGCTCTGGGTCGGCGGCATGGACGTGATCGGCGGGCGCATTTCCGGTGGTGAGCTGGCGGCGTTCGTGTTCTACAGCCTGATCGTCGGCAGTGCCGTCGGTACCTTGAGTGAAGTGTTGGGCGAGTTGCAGCGCGCCGCCGGTGCGGCGGAGCGGATTGGCGAATTGCTGCAGTCGAGCAATGAGATCAAGGCGCCCGAAGCCAACGTGATCAAGTTGCCGGAGCGGGTCAGTGGCCGCCTGGAAATCCAGGATTTGCGCTTCTCTTATCCTTCGCGTCCGGATCGTTTTGCCATCGACGGCTTGAGCCTGAGCATCAATGCTGGCGAAACCCTGGCCCTGGTCGGTCCGTCCGGCGCGGGTAAATCGACGATGTTCGATCTGTTGCTGCGTTTCTACGATCCCCAGCAAGGCCGCATCCTGCTTGAAGGCCACCCGCTGACCGAGCTGGATCCGCTGGACCTGCGCCGCTGTTTCGCCCTGGTGTCCCAGAGCCCGGCGCTGTTCTTTGGCACTGTCGAAGAGAACATCCGCTACGGCAATCCGTCGGCCACCTTTGCCCAGGTCGAGGAGGCGGCGCGCATCGCCCACGCCCACGACTTCATTTTGCAAATGCCCGACGGCTACCAGACCCACCTGGGCGACGGCGGCATGGGCCTTTCGGGCGGCCAGCGCCAACGCCTGGCCATCGCCCGGGCCTTGTTGGTGGATGCACCGATCCTGCTGCTGGACGAAGCCACCAGCGCGCTGGACGCCCAGAGCGAACACCTGATCCAGCAGGCGCTGCCGCAGTTGATGGAAGGGCGCACCACCCTGGTCATCGCCCACCGGCTGGCCACGGTGAAGAATGCCGACCGGATTGCCGTGATGGACCAGGGCAAGCTGGTGGCGGTGGGGACGCATCAGCAACTGATCGCCAGCAATCCGCTGTATGCACGGCTGGCGGCGTTGCAGTTCAGTGATGGTGAGTCGACCACCCACTGATTCACCGCCCACAAAAAATGCCCGCATCTCTCAATGCGGGCATTTTTTATGGGACGCGTTACTCACTGATCATCAAAATACCGCTCATGCCAATCCACCAGCGGCTGCGGTGCATTGAGCTTCTGCCCGTAGATCACCGAATAAGACAGCACGTTCTGCACATACTGGCGGGTTTCGTCGAACGGGATGCTTTCCACCCACACATCGAAACTCAGGTGATCGGCGCCGCGCAGCCATTGGCGTACACGGCCCGGGCCGGCGTTGTAGGCAGCGGTGGCGAGCACGCGGTTGCCGTTGAACTGGGCGTGGACCTGGCTCAGGTAGGCGGCGCCGAGCTGGATGTTCTTGTCCGGGTCGAGCACCTGCTGCTGCGAAGCCAGCGGGATGCTGAACTTTCGCGCAGTCTCCTTGGCGGTACCGGGCATCAGTTGCATCAGGCCGGTGGCGCCGACGCCGGAGCGCGCGTCGTCCATGAAGGCGCTTTCCTGGCGGGTGATCGCAAATACCCAGCTGGAATGCACGCCGCGGACCTTGGCTTCGCGCACCAGGGTGTCGCGGTGGGCCATCGGGAAGCGGATGTCCAGGTCGTCCCAGTACTGCGCCTGGCTGATGGTGCGGATCGCCGGGAAGTACCACTTCATGTCATAGGCCAGCTTGGCCTGGGCGACCATTTCGTCGCGGTTGAAATGCCGGCTGACGTGGTACCACTCGCGGCGGCCATCAACGATCTGGCCACGGGCGTAGAACTCCAGGGCGCGGCGCACGCCCGGTGTGTTGCGTACCTTGTTCATCAGCGCCTGGCTCATCACCAGTGGCTTGTTGTTCAGTTGGTACGGGGACTGGGAGCGATCCGCCGCCAGGAAACCGTAAAAGTCTCGTTCCTTGGCCAGGCCCTTGTACATCACCAGGGCTTGCGGGTTCTTCGGCTCTGCCAGTTCCAGGCTGCGGGCCTGCCAGTAGCGCCAGCGGTTGGTGGTGGCCAAATCCTGGGGCAGCTTGCGGGTCAACTGGTAGGCGTCTTCCCAGCGGGCCAGGCGCAACAGCAGGCGCAGGCGCCATTCGGAAACGGTGTTGTCCCGCAGTTCCGGATCGTATTTGGTCATCACGTCGAGGGCGCGCGGGTCGTAGCGACGCGCCAGGGTCAGGCCGATTTCCCGGGCGATCGACACTTTTTCGTCACGAGAGAAGTGCATGCTGCTGGCATAACCGTCGAGCAGGGCCATGGCCTTGTCCGGGTCCTGGCGTGCCAGGCGGCGCAGGCCCAGGCCTACGGCGTCGGACATGGCCTCGTTGGCCGGCAGGAAGCGCGATGGGTCGCTCAGCATGTCGGGCTTCTGCGCCACGTCCACCATCAGGCGGCCCTGGGCGCCGAGGGTCGGCAGGGTCTTCACCAGGCTGTTGGCCAGCGGATAGTTGCGGGCTTCGGCGGCCAGCTTGGCGCGGTCCCAGATCTTCTGTTCGGTCAGTTGGCCGTCGGCGGCCCACTGGCCAAAGGTGGCATCACAGGCAGCAGGCTGGGATTTACCGGTCAGCCACAGCTTCTCGGTGGTTTTATAGCCTTCGGCTTTTTGGTTGTGGGTCAGCTGGAATTGGCCATGGAGGCAGTCCAGTTCGACGAAATTGAGTTTGGCGTCGTAGTACTTTTCAAAGGTTTGCCAGTCGCCACGGTCGGCCAGCCAGCGCAACCAGCGCAGTTTCATCCAGTTGGCCTGGGGCAGGTCGCCGTTCTTGGCGAGGAATTGTTCGATCTCCTCGTTGCTGGCGGTTTTCAGTCGCGCGGTCAGCTCGTCGTAGGCGAGGTACGGCGTCAACGGGTAGTCGGCCAGGGCCTGGCT from Pseudomonas sp. NC02 encodes:
- a CDS encoding ABC transporter transmembrane domain-containing protein, translating into MQVPVSNLQVKPSMLSARQRRAIRLASRFVAPYRWQALGALLALIVTAGITLSMGQGIRLLVDQGFMTQSPHLLNQSIGLFMILVLGLAVGTFARFYLVSWIGERVVADIRRQVFNHLIYLHPGFYENNRSSEIQSRLTTDTTLLQSVIGSSLSLFLRNALMVIGGIVLLFVTNPKLTSIVVIALPLVLAPILIFGRRVRSLSRQSQDRIADVGSYVSETLGQIKTVQAYNHQVQDEQRFALTVEEAFTTARKRIVQRAWLITLVIMLVLGAVGVMLWVGGMDVIGGRISGGELAAFVFYSLIVGSAVGTLSEVLGELQRAAGAAERIGELLQSSNEIKAPEANVIKLPERVSGRLEIQDLRFSYPSRPDRFAIDGLSLSINAGETLALVGPSGAGKSTMFDLLLRFYDPQQGRILLEGHPLTELDPLDLRRCFALVSQSPALFFGTVEENIRYGNPSATFAQVEEAARIAHAHDFILQMPDGYQTHLGDGGMGLSGGQRQRLAIARALLVDAPILLLDEATSALDAQSEHLIQQALPQLMEGRTTLVIAHRLATVKNADRIAVMDQGKLVAVGTHQQLIASNPLYARLAALQFSDGESTTH
- a CDS encoding transglycosylase SLT domain-containing protein produces the protein MRSRLFSFLSCLLLSATAVQSAQAVDLTTQRQYYDEAKRALAKGDSGPYFQYSQALADYPLTPYLAYDELTARLKTASNEEIEQFLAKNGDLPQANWMKLRWLRWLADRGDWQTFEKYYDAKLNFVELDCLHGQFQLTHNQKAEGYKTTEKLWLTGKSQPAACDATFGQWAADGQLTEQKIWDRAKLAAEARNYPLANSLVKTLPTLGAQGRLMVDVAQKPDMLSDPSRFLPANEAMSDAVGLGLRRLARQDPDKAMALLDGYASSMHFSRDEKVSIAREIGLTLARRYDPRALDVMTKYDPELRDNTVSEWRLRLLLRLARWEDAYQLTRKLPQDLATTNRWRYWQARSLELAEPKNPQALVMYKGLAKERDFYGFLAADRSQSPYQLNNKPLVMSQALMNKVRNTPGVRRALEFYARGQIVDGRREWYHVSRHFNRDEMVAQAKLAYDMKWYFPAIRTISQAQYWDDLDIRFPMAHRDTLVREAKVRGVHSSWVFAITRQESAFMDDARSGVGATGLMQLMPGTAKETARKFSIPLASQQQVLDPDKNIQLGAAYLSQVHAQFNGNRVLATAAYNAGPGRVRQWLRGADHLSFDVWVESIPFDETRQYVQNVLSYSVIYGQKLNAPQPLVDWHERYFDDQ
- a CDS encoding PA1571 family protein, encoding MSLQNSSNAKIQVIRQPQQLPCSYIDAQGREVQITEEMIQSACAELEQKLVKPAKRG